The Corynebacterium confusum genome has a window encoding:
- the dut gene encoding dUTP diphosphatase yields MTSTPDTNLSVQIKRLDPELPMPHRAHRGDAGADLYATEDVTLAPGERALVGTGIALALPVGTVGLVHPRSGLAAKQGLSIVNTPGTIDADYRGEIKVCLVNLDPATPIEITRGMRIAQLVIQKVELAEFVEVSELDETVRGDGGYGSTGV; encoded by the coding sequence GTGACTAGCACTCCGGATACAAACCTCTCCGTCCAGATCAAACGCCTCGACCCCGAGCTGCCGATGCCGCACCGCGCCCACCGCGGCGACGCCGGCGCCGATCTCTATGCCACCGAGGACGTGACCCTCGCCCCGGGGGAGCGCGCGCTGGTGGGCACTGGCATCGCCCTGGCGCTGCCGGTGGGCACCGTCGGCCTGGTGCACCCGCGCTCGGGCCTGGCCGCCAAGCAGGGGCTTTCCATTGTCAACACCCCGGGCACCATCGATGCCGACTACCGCGGCGAGATCAAGGTCTGCCTGGTCAACCTCGACCCAGCCACGCCGATTGAGATTACGCGCGGCATGCGGATCGCCCAGCTGGTAATCCAGAAGGTCGAGCTGGCCGAGTTCGTGGAGGTCTCCGAGCTGGACGAAACTGTCCGCGGAGACGGCGGTTACGGTTCGACCGGCGTGTAG
- a CDS encoding DUF3093 domain-containing protein yields the protein MKPADNSGNDLNPSANSEVIYQERQWVPWYFWVLAAIVIAVTTATVGLNRSGIWPLTAAIVLIAVAVWVLVSWSSTVVTVEKDPDGTRWLSVKDAQLPSDVVARSLAVPKSARRNALGPQLDPAAFLSTHEWVDELAMFVLDDPDDPTPYWLIASKDPAALIEAFVPEQAEQALRSYRSA from the coding sequence GTGAAACCTGCGGACAATAGTGGCAACGACCTGAACCCCAGCGCGAATTCCGAGGTCATCTACCAGGAACGCCAGTGGGTTCCTTGGTATTTCTGGGTGCTGGCGGCCATCGTCATCGCCGTGACCACCGCAACGGTCGGGCTAAACCGGTCGGGCATTTGGCCGCTGACCGCCGCCATCGTGCTCATCGCGGTGGCCGTGTGGGTGCTGGTCTCCTGGTCCTCGACCGTCGTCACCGTGGAAAAGGACCCCGACGGCACCCGCTGGCTCAGCGTGAAAGACGCCCAGCTGCCCAGCGATGTCGTGGCCCGTTCGCTGGCCGTTCCCAAGTCCGCCCGCCGCAACGCGCTGGGCCCGCAGCTGGATCCCGCGGCGTTCCTCTCGACCCACGAGTGGGTGGATGAGCTCGCCATGTTCGTCCTCGATGACCCGGATGACCCGACCCCCTACTGGCTCATCGCCAGCAAGGACCCGGCCGCGCTCATCGAGGCTTTCGTCCCCGAGCAAGCAGAGCAGGCCCTACGCAGTTATCGCAGCGCCTAA
- a CDS encoding DUF4193 domain-containing protein, translating to MATDYDAPRRRVEDELETDSLEGLKAAESENSAMDDDGEIVEPFEPPTVDLSGEELNVTVVPRQENEFTCSVCFLVQDNKRLSYEEDGDKVCMDCA from the coding sequence ATGGCAACCGATTACGACGCACCGCGGCGGCGCGTGGAAGACGAATTGGAGACCGATTCCCTGGAGGGGCTGAAGGCCGCCGAGAGCGAAAACAGCGCCATGGACGACGACGGCGAAATCGTCGAGCCCTTCGAGCCGCCGACAGTCGATCTGAGCGGTGAAGAACTCAACGTGACGGTCGTGCCGCGCCAGGAAAACGAGTTCACCTGCTCGGTCTGCTTCCTGGTCCAGGACAACAAGCGCCTGTCCTACGAGGAAGACGGCGACAAGGTCTGCATGGACTGCGCCTAG
- the ppgK gene encoding polyphosphate--glucose phosphotransferase — MHTSEDSTAGNAPLAYGIDIGGSGIKGAIVDLESGQLHSARQKIATPQPSTPAAVAETVAEVVDHHGWEGPVGITVPAIVRDGIVQSAANIDPSWIGVDAQALFRDQLGGREVVVLNDADAAGLAEVAHGDPVARQGAAIFLTIGTGIGSAFLLDGRLFPNTELGHLEVKGKEAEHVASSAVKEREDLSFKKWAKRLNRVLYTYEKLFNPQVFIVGGGISRKFEKWGPHLSIDTQIVPAQLRNEAGIIGAAMAVNAHVQP; from the coding sequence ATGCACACGAGTGAGGATTCGACCGCCGGAAATGCCCCGCTAGCCTACGGGATCGACATTGGCGGTTCCGGAATCAAGGGAGCCATCGTGGACCTGGAATCCGGGCAGCTGCACTCCGCCCGGCAGAAGATCGCCACTCCCCAGCCTTCTACCCCCGCGGCCGTGGCCGAGACCGTGGCCGAAGTCGTGGACCACCACGGCTGGGAGGGGCCCGTCGGTATTACGGTGCCGGCCATCGTGCGCGACGGCATCGTCCAGTCCGCGGCCAACATCGACCCCAGCTGGATCGGCGTCGACGCCCAAGCCCTCTTCCGCGACCAGCTCGGCGGGCGCGAGGTCGTCGTGCTTAACGATGCCGACGCCGCCGGCCTCGCCGAAGTCGCCCACGGCGATCCCGTCGCCCGCCAGGGCGCGGCCATCTTCCTGACCATCGGCACCGGCATCGGCTCGGCCTTCCTCCTCGACGGGCGGCTCTTCCCCAACACCGAGCTAGGCCACCTGGAGGTCAAGGGCAAGGAGGCCGAGCACGTGGCATCGTCAGCCGTCAAAGAGCGCGAGGACTTAAGCTTTAAAAAGTGGGCCAAACGCCTCAACCGCGTGCTGTATACCTATGAAAAGCTGTTTAACCCGCAGGTATTTATCGTCGGCGGCGGGATCTCGCGGAAATTCGAAAAATGGGGCCCGCACCTGTCCATCGATACCCAGATCGTGCCAGCGCAACTGCGCAACGAAGCCGGCATTATCGGCGCGGCGATGGCCGTTAACGCACACGTACAACCCTAA
- a CDS encoding RNA polymerase sigma factor, translated as MAATDSSDKVLGEDAEANTPAGKPAAKAAKKTAKKTAKKTAKKSAKKTAKKSAKKTAKKSTRKAAPKKAATKKAKDDEQNLAATAAEEQKPETDAEDEFGASVTDDDFEPDHADLEEHLDDEEDDLAGDVDEEDEDEDDGSSVWDEEESAALRQARKDAQLTASADSVRAYLKQIGKVALLNAEQEVSLAKRVEAGLYAQHRMDEMQKALADGDKDAKLSPSLKRDLRTISRDGRKAKNHLLEANLRLVVSLAKRYTGRGMAFLDLIQEGNLGLIRAVEKFDYTKGYKFSTYATWWIRQAITRAMADQARTIRIPVHMVEVINKLGRIQRELLQDLGREPTPQELAKEMDITEEKVLEIQQYAREPISLDQTIGDEGDSQLGDFIEDSEAVIAVDAVSFTLLQDQLQDVLTTLSEREAGVVRLRFGLTDGMPRTLDEIGQVYGVTRERIRQIESKTMSKLRHPSRSQVLRDYLD; from the coding sequence GTGGCAGCCACTGATTCTTCCGACAAGGTACTCGGCGAGGACGCAGAGGCAAATACCCCTGCGGGAAAGCCTGCCGCCAAGGCGGCAAAGAAGACGGCCAAAAAGACCGCCAAGAAGACCGCTAAGAAGTCGGCGAAGAAAACGGCTAAGAAGTCAGCTAAAAAGACCGCCAAGAAGTCGACCCGTAAGGCTGCGCCGAAGAAGGCGGCCACCAAGAAGGCCAAGGACGACGAGCAGAACCTCGCCGCCACCGCGGCCGAGGAGCAAAAGCCGGAGACCGACGCCGAGGACGAGTTCGGCGCCAGTGTCACCGACGACGACTTCGAGCCGGACCACGCCGACTTGGAAGAGCACCTCGACGACGAGGAAGACGACCTGGCCGGCGACGTCGACGAGGAGGACGAGGATGAAGACGACGGCTCCTCGGTCTGGGACGAGGAAGAATCCGCCGCGCTGCGCCAGGCCCGCAAGGACGCCCAGCTGACCGCGTCCGCGGACTCCGTGCGCGCCTACCTCAAGCAGATCGGTAAGGTCGCCCTGCTGAACGCGGAGCAGGAGGTCTCGCTGGCCAAGCGCGTCGAGGCCGGCCTCTACGCCCAGCACCGCATGGATGAGATGCAAAAGGCGCTTGCCGACGGCGACAAGGACGCCAAGCTCTCCCCGTCGCTCAAGCGCGACCTGCGCACCATCTCCCGCGACGGCCGCAAGGCCAAGAACCACCTGTTGGAGGCCAACCTCCGCTTGGTGGTCTCCCTGGCCAAGCGCTACACCGGCCGCGGCATGGCCTTCCTCGACCTCATCCAGGAAGGCAACCTGGGGCTTATCCGCGCCGTGGAGAAGTTCGACTACACCAAGGGGTACAAGTTCTCCACCTACGCCACCTGGTGGATCCGCCAGGCCATTACCCGCGCCATGGCCGATCAGGCCCGCACGATCCGTATCCCAGTACACATGGTCGAGGTCATCAACAAGCTGGGCCGCATCCAACGCGAGCTGCTGCAGGACCTGGGCCGCGAGCCCACCCCGCAGGAGCTGGCCAAGGAGATGGACATCACCGAGGAAAAGGTGCTGGAAATCCAACAGTACGCGCGCGAGCCCATCTCGCTGGACCAGACCATCGGCGACGAGGGCGACAGCCAGCTGGGCGACTTCATCGAGGACTCCGAGGCCGTCATCGCCGTCGATGCCGTCTCCTTCACCCTCCTGCAGGACCAGCTCCAGGACGTGCTGACCACCCTGTCCGAGCGCGAGGCCGGCGTGGTGCGCCTGCGCTTCGGCCTGACCGACGGCATGCCGCGGACTTTAGACGAAATCGGCCAGGTCTACGGCGTTACCCGCGAGCGTATCCGCCAGATCGAGTCCAAGACCATGTCGAAGCTGCGCCACCCCTCGCGCTCTCAGGTCCTGCGGGATTACCTCGACTAA